In a single window of the Acidobacteriota bacterium genome:
- the nuoK gene encoding NADH-quinone oxidoreductase subunit NuoK — MEPNLASYLALSGILFTIGAVGVIYKRNALGMFMCIELMLNSVNLTFIAFARYYGDTTGQLFVFMVMAVAACEAAVGLGIIIAFFRNKVTIDVDEASLLKN; from the coding sequence ATGGAACCGAATCTGGCGAGTTATCTCGCGTTATCAGGAATACTTTTCACCATCGGTGCCGTTGGCGTTATATATAAACGCAACGCTTTGGGCATGTTCATGTGTATCGAGCTAATGCTCAATTCCGTGAACCTTACCTTTATTGCGTTCGCCCGCTATTACGGCGATACGACGGGGCAGCTTTTTGTTTTTATGGTAATGGCGGTCGCCGCGTGCGAGGCCGCCGTCGGGCTCGGCATCATCATCGCATTCTTCCGCAACAAGGTGACGATAGATGTTGACGAGGCGAGTTTGTTGAAGAACTAG
- a CDS encoding NADH-quinone oxidoreductase subunit J produces the protein MVSTALFFLFAGFAIACAVSLVYHKNPLYSAISLVGVFVALSCIYLTLASPFIAVTQILVYAGAIMVLVIFVIMLLNLDDEQPRTRLAYLYTLGGGLGVVLLAQTLFVFYSVLKTPLQPVDPNATAGSTLSLGRAMYTEYLLPVEIVGIMLLMAIVGAVVLARKQARVGLEAVDGKKEG, from the coding sequence ATGGTTTCGACGGCATTATTTTTCTTGTTCGCAGGGTTCGCCATCGCTTGCGCCGTATCTTTGGTGTATCACAAGAACCCGCTGTACAGCGCCATCTCGCTAGTCGGTGTATTTGTGGCTTTGTCGTGCATTTATTTGACACTGGCTTCGCCCTTTATTGCCGTAACGCAGATACTCGTTTATGCCGGCGCGATCATGGTGCTTGTCATTTTTGTGATAATGCTGCTGAATCTGGACGACGAGCAGCCTAGGACGCGGCTGGCGTATCTTTACACGTTGGGCGGCGGGCTTGGTGTCGTGCTGTTGGCACAGACGCTTTTTGTATTTTATTCGGTGCTGAAGACGCCTTTGCAGCCCGTCGACCCGAACGCTACCGCAGGAAGCACACTTAGCCTCGGGCGGGCAATGTACACAGAATATCTTCTGCCTGTCGAGATAGTCGGTATCATGCTTTTGATGGCGATAGTAGGCGCCGTGGTTTTGGCACGCAAACAGGCTCGCGTAGGCCTGGAAGCGGTAGATGGAAAGAAAGAAGGTTAA
- the nuoH gene encoding NADH-quinone oxidoreductase subunit NuoH: MEDVVKTAFPFVVYLVAIGAAFGGVMMIVAYTVLAERKVLGWIQGRIGPNRVGPWGVLQPFADLLKFIFKEDLVPDKSTKFIYFLAPLVALVCALMPMVVYPFGPAITTIDWSFLPYGLGDGIKELPLTIARIDVGVLFVLAITSVGVYGIALAGWSSNSKYSLLGGLRSSAQMISYELAMGASVIGVVILAGTLDLNGIIFAQTQSSFRWYIIPQFIGFIVFLIAAFAETNRVPFDLPEAETELVAGFHTEYSALKFALFFMAEYVNMFTVSVMCTVLFLGGWYVPGLSYIFEPGSVPYALASHFGFIVKIIGFLFLYIWIRGTLPRFRFDQLMAFGWKFLLPVALGNVILTVVVVYFLNR, encoded by the coding sequence ATGGAAGATGTAGTAAAGACCGCATTTCCGTTCGTAGTTTATTTGGTGGCCATCGGCGCCGCATTTGGCGGCGTAATGATGATCGTCGCCTACACGGTACTGGCGGAAAGAAAGGTCCTTGGGTGGATCCAGGGCCGCATAGGCCCTAACCGCGTCGGCCCTTGGGGCGTTCTGCAGCCTTTCGCAGACCTTTTGAAGTTCATCTTCAAGGAAGACCTCGTACCCGACAAATCAACGAAGTTCATTTACTTCCTTGCTCCCCTGGTCGCGTTGGTCTGTGCCCTGATGCCGATGGTCGTTTATCCTTTCGGCCCGGCTATAACCACCATAGACTGGAGCTTTTTGCCTTACGGACTGGGAGACGGCATCAAGGAATTACCGCTGACGATCGCCCGCATAGACGTTGGTGTACTTTTCGTTTTGGCCATCACATCTGTTGGTGTTTACGGTATAGCTCTCGCTGGTTGGTCATCTAACAGCAAATACAGCTTGCTTGGCGGCCTGCGTTCGTCGGCACAGATGATCTCGTATGAGCTCGCTATGGGCGCATCGGTGATCGGTGTGGTCATTCTGGCGGGAACTCTTGATCTGAACGGTATCATATTCGCTCAAACTCAGTCGTCTTTCCGTTGGTACATCATTCCGCAGTTTATCGGCTTTATCGTATTTCTGATCGCGGCCTTCGCCGAGACGAACCGTGTGCCGTTCGACCTTCCGGAAGCTGAAACGGAGCTGGTTGCTGGATTTCACACCGAATACTCGGCACTGAAGTTCGCACTTTTCTTTATGGCTGAATACGTGAACATGTTCACGGTCTCGGTCATGTGTACGGTGCTTTTCCTCGGCGGCTGGTATGTGCCGGGGCTGAGCTATATTTTCGAACCGGGATCGGTTCCTTACGCTCTGGCGAGCCATTTTGGGTTCATCGTAAAGATCATCGGGTTCCTCTTCCTTTATATCTGGATCCGAGGAACGCTGCCGCGTTTTCGCTTTGACCAGCTGATGGCATTCGGCTGGAAATTCCTCTTGCCGGTGGCACTTGGAAATGTGATCTTGACGGTCGTTGTTGTTTACTTTTTGAATCGCTGA